A genomic region of Streptomyces sp. R33 contains the following coding sequences:
- a CDS encoding PadR family transcriptional regulator produces MSRRSGILEFAVLGLLRESPMHGYELRKRLNTSLGVFRAFSYGTLYPCLKTLVANGWLIEEPGNAPEDALATSLAGRRAKIVYRLTAAGKEHFEELLAHTGPDAWEDESFAARFAFFGQTEREVRMRVLEGRRSRLEERLEKMRASLARTRERLDDYTLELQRHGMESVEREVRWLNELIESERAGRDQRRPGPPDETAK; encoded by the coding sequence ATGAGCAGGCGCTCAGGCATCCTCGAGTTCGCCGTCCTCGGCCTCCTTCGCGAATCCCCCATGCACGGGTACGAGCTCCGCAAGCGGCTCAACACCTCGCTGGGGGTGTTCCGGGCGTTCAGCTACGGAACGCTCTACCCCTGCCTCAAGACGTTGGTAGCCAACGGCTGGTTGATCGAAGAACCGGGCAACGCCCCGGAAGACGCTCTCGCCACTTCACTCGCAGGGCGCCGAGCCAAGATCGTCTACCGGTTGACGGCTGCAGGTAAGGAGCACTTCGAGGAGCTCCTGGCCCACACGGGCCCCGACGCCTGGGAGGACGAGTCCTTCGCCGCCCGCTTCGCCTTCTTCGGTCAGACCGAGCGGGAAGTACGCATGAGGGTATTGGAGGGCCGTCGCAGCCGGCTCGAGGAGCGCTTGGAGAAGATGCGCGCCTCACTCGCGCGTACGCGGGAGCGCCTCGACGACTACACCCTTGAGCTGCAGCGGCACGGAATGGAGTCCGTGGAGCGCGAAGTGCGCTGGCTGAACGAGCTCATCGAGAGTGAGCGGGCGGGACGGGATCAGAGACGACCCGGTCCGCCCGACGAAACTGCAAAGTGA
- a CDS encoding transglycosylase domain-containing protein — protein sequence MSEHRRKPPQPEGGGRAAARRAAQQRPGRGAGPARDVPTASPSGPYAEPHGHGGRAGARRAAPRGSGGGGRAAGPAGRGSGRPDKRLINYPRSDKAGWQRFVPSWKLVCGTALGFFAIITAGAGIGIASVNTPDPNKTAQAQNNVFYWEDGSQMVATGGSMNRQIVPINKIPKSMQNAVIAAENESFETDKGVDPMGIARAVWNMAKGGSTQGGSTITQQYVKNTYLDSDQTLKRKATELFISIKLGVSEEKDTILAGYLNTAYYGRDAYGIQAAARAYFGKDCVDLTPSESAFLASVLKGPNLYNPDGGIGAAATPEKNTERAKERWAWVLDREVAVKRMPKAERDQFKEFPKIVDSEQARGLAGQTGYLVETAKQYVMKVTGITADEMARGGYQIKTTFQKPKVDALVKAVEDTRNDFLDEKARPEYDTFVQFGAASVDVKSGAIVALYGGPGMDKKYFSNNANTIGVPVGSTWKPYVLAAAMQYGTQNSNGRGISADSKYNANDLTVINNRDGKPLRDASGKPFKQKNESTYPYGYVTLNEAMEKSINVPFAQLVFDVGHSKVREVAESTGILKDSMNPNNDASFALGTSTPSAIRMADSYATFAASGTHREPFSVTRVEKDGKELPGFGAPKEQRAMDNAIADNITKVLQNVVENGTGTKVRKLGFNRPAAGKTGTTDQNKSAWFVGYTPELSTSVALFRTDPNSADKKLISMNGVGGVDSIHGGDIPAAIWTEYMKEALKGTPVKEFPEADKIGVTADASGAPSPSPSFAPSPAPSMPSPSASSSPPVSPSPSKGGKPTCKPWELYCIPDTSGGTNTGTTNGGGAGGSSGSPSPTPSGKPGRPGGTSWGTSVGTSG from the coding sequence ATGAGCGAGCACCGCCGCAAACCGCCGCAGCCCGAGGGTGGCGGACGTGCCGCGGCCCGCCGGGCCGCCCAGCAGCGCCCTGGCCGGGGCGCCGGGCCCGCACGTGACGTCCCCACGGCGTCACCCAGCGGACCGTACGCAGAGCCGCACGGCCACGGAGGCCGTGCCGGGGCACGCCGGGCTGCCCCCCGTGGATCCGGAGGCGGTGGACGCGCCGCAGGCCCCGCCGGCCGCGGTTCGGGCCGCCCGGACAAGCGGCTGATCAACTACCCGCGCTCCGACAAGGCAGGCTGGCAGCGCTTCGTGCCGTCCTGGAAGCTGGTCTGCGGCACGGCCCTCGGCTTCTTCGCGATCATCACGGCAGGGGCCGGCATCGGCATCGCGTCGGTGAACACGCCCGACCCGAACAAGACGGCCCAAGCGCAGAACAACGTCTTCTACTGGGAAGACGGCTCCCAGATGGTGGCCACCGGCGGTTCGATGAACCGGCAGATCGTGCCCATCAACAAGATCCCCAAGTCGATGCAGAACGCCGTGATCGCCGCCGAGAACGAGTCCTTCGAGACGGACAAGGGCGTCGACCCGATGGGCATCGCCCGGGCCGTGTGGAACATGGCCAAGGGCGGCTCCACCCAGGGCGGCTCGACCATCACCCAGCAGTACGTCAAGAACACGTACCTGGACTCCGACCAGACGCTCAAGCGCAAGGCCACCGAGCTCTTCATCTCGATAAAGCTGGGCGTTTCCGAGGAGAAGGACACGATCCTCGCGGGCTACCTCAACACCGCCTACTACGGCCGGGACGCGTACGGCATCCAGGCGGCCGCGCGGGCCTACTTCGGCAAGGACTGCGTCGACCTCACGCCCTCCGAGAGCGCCTTCCTCGCCTCCGTGCTCAAGGGCCCCAACCTCTACAACCCGGACGGCGGCATCGGTGCCGCGGCCACCCCCGAGAAGAACACCGAGCGGGCCAAGGAGCGCTGGGCCTGGGTCCTGGACCGCGAGGTCGCGGTGAAGCGGATGCCGAAGGCCGAGCGGGACCAGTTCAAGGAGTTCCCCAAGATCGTTGACTCCGAGCAGGCCCGTGGCCTGGCCGGGCAGACCGGCTACCTGGTCGAGACGGCCAAGCAGTACGTGATGAAGGTCACGGGCATCACGGCCGACGAGATGGCCCGCGGCGGCTACCAGATCAAGACCACCTTCCAGAAGCCGAAGGTGGACGCACTGGTCAAGGCCGTCGAGGACACCCGCAACGACTTCCTGGACGAGAAGGCCCGGCCCGAGTACGACACCTTCGTGCAGTTCGGCGCGGCCTCCGTGGACGTGAAGTCCGGAGCGATCGTGGCCCTGTACGGCGGCCCGGGCATGGACAAGAAGTACTTCAGCAACAACGCCAACACCATCGGCGTCCCGGTCGGATCGACCTGGAAGCCGTACGTCCTGGCGGCCGCGATGCAGTACGGCACCCAGAACTCGAACGGCCGGGGCATTTCGGCCGACAGCAAGTACAACGCGAACGACCTGACGGTGATCAACAACCGCGACGGCAAGCCGCTGAGGGACGCGTCCGGCAAGCCGTTCAAGCAGAAGAACGAGAGCACCTACCCCTACGGATACGTGACCCTCAACGAGGCGATGGAGAAGTCCATCAACGTGCCGTTCGCACAGCTCGTCTTCGACGTGGGCCACAGCAAGGTCCGGGAGGTCGCCGAGTCCACGGGCATCCTCAAGGACTCGATGAACCCGAACAACGACGCCTCGTTCGCCCTCGGCACCTCGACCCCGAGCGCCATCCGCATGGCCGACTCCTACGCCACCTTCGCCGCCTCCGGCACCCACCGCGAGCCGTTCTCCGTGACCCGCGTCGAAAAGGACGGCAAGGAGCTGCCCGGCTTCGGGGCCCCCAAGGAACAGCGGGCGATGGACAACGCGATCGCCGACAACATCACCAAGGTCCTGCAGAACGTCGTCGAGAACGGCACGGGCACCAAGGTCCGGAAGCTCGGCTTCAACCGGCCCGCCGCGGGCAAGACCGGAACCACCGACCAGAACAAGTCGGCCTGGTTCGTCGGCTACACCCCGGAGCTGTCCACCTCGGTCGCCCTGTTCCGCACCGACCCGAACTCGGCGGACAAGAAGCTGATCTCCATGAACGGTGTGGGCGGCGTCGACTCCATCCACGGTGGCGACATCCCGGCCGCGATCTGGACCGAGTACATGAAGGAAGCCCTCAAGGGCACGCCGGTCAAGGAGTTCCCGGAGGCCGACAAGATCGGCGTCACCGCGGACGCCTCGGGCGCCCCTTCGCCGAGCCCCTCCTTCGCCCCCTCGCCGGCCCCGTCGATGCCCTCGCCGTCGGCGAGCTCCTCGCCGCCGGTCTCCCCCAGCCCGTCGAAGGGCGGCAAGCCGACCTGCAAGCCGTGGGAGCTGTACTGCATCCCGGACACCAGTGGCGGCACCAACACCGGCACCACCAACGGCGGCGGCGCCGGCGGATCCAGCGGATCACCGTCTCCGACGCCATCGGGCAAACCGGGCCGCCCGGGCGGAACCAGCTGGGGGACCTCGGTCGGGACCTCGGGCTGA
- a CDS encoding inositol-3-phosphate synthase, translating into MGSVRVAIVGVGNCAASLVQGVEYYKDADPAAKVPGLMHVQFGDYHVRDIEFVAAFDVDAKKVGLDLSDAIGASENNTIKICDVPNKGVTVQRGHTLDGLGKYYRMTIEESAETPVDVVQILKDREVDVLICYLPVGSEDAAKFYAQCAIDAKVAFVNALPVFIAGTKEWADKFTEAGVPIVGDDIKSQVGATITHRVMAKLFEDRGVRLERTMQLNVGGNMDFKNMLERDRLESKKISKTQAVTSQIPDRELGEKNVHIGPSDYVAWLDDRKWAYVRLEGRAFGDVPLNLEYKLEVWDSPNSAGVIIDALRAAKIAKDRGIGGPILSASSYFMKSPPVQYFDDEALANVEKFIKGEVER; encoded by the coding sequence ATGGGTTCGGTTCGCGTAGCCATCGTCGGCGTGGGCAACTGCGCCGCCTCGCTGGTGCAGGGCGTCGAGTACTACAAGGACGCCGACCCGGCGGCCAAGGTCCCCGGTCTGATGCACGTCCAGTTCGGCGACTACCACGTGCGTGACATCGAGTTCGTCGCCGCGTTCGACGTCGACGCGAAGAAGGTCGGCCTCGACCTCTCGGACGCCATCGGCGCCAGCGAGAACAACACCATCAAGATCTGCGACGTCCCCAACAAGGGCGTGACCGTGCAGCGCGGCCACACCCTGGACGGCCTGGGCAAGTACTACCGCATGACGATCGAGGAGTCCGCCGAGACCCCGGTCGACGTGGTCCAGATCCTCAAGGACCGCGAAGTCGACGTCCTGATCTGCTACCTGCCGGTCGGCTCCGAGGACGCGGCGAAGTTCTACGCCCAGTGCGCCATCGACGCCAAGGTCGCCTTCGTCAACGCCCTCCCGGTCTTCATCGCCGGCACCAAGGAGTGGGCGGACAAGTTCACCGAGGCCGGTGTCCCGATCGTCGGCGACGACATCAAGTCGCAGGTCGGCGCCACCATCACGCACCGCGTGATGGCGAAGCTGTTCGAGGACCGCGGTGTCCGTCTCGAGCGCACCATGCAGCTCAACGTCGGCGGCAACATGGACTTCAAGAACATGCTCGAGCGGGACCGCCTCGAGTCGAAGAAGATCTCCAAGACGCAGGCCGTCACCTCGCAGATCCCCGACCGTGAGCTCGGCGAGAAGAACGTCCACATCGGCCCGTCCGACTACGTCGCATGGCTCGACGACCGCAAGTGGGCCTACGTCCGCCTCGAAGGCCGCGCCTTCGGCGACGTCCCGCTGAACCTCGAGTACAAGCTCGAGGTGTGGGACTCCCCGAACTCCGCCGGTGTCATCATCGACGCCCTGCGTGCCGCGAAGATCGCCAAGGACCGCGGCATCGGCGGCCCGATCCTGTCGGCCTCGAGCTACTTCATGAAGTCCCCGCCGGTGCAGTACTTCGACGACGAGGCCCTGGCCAACGTCGAGAAGTTCATCAAGGGCGAGGTCGAGCGCTAA